The Chryseolinea soli genome contains a region encoding:
- a CDS encoding beta-ketoacyl synthase chain length factor, with protein MAIYIKGKGNISPQQTWGETSLLETPVLANGNRFTCVEPDYTQYMDVRQLRRMSRILKMGVASGSMALKEAGITIPDGIITGTSYGCLEDTGIFLSKMITNVEHALNPTPFIQSTHNTIGSQIALLLQCQGYNQTYTQRAFSFENALLDALMELQETPAQHFLVGAADEITDTSHAIQKRFGIFKDEHHAGAINGEGVAYFVLSGEKSSKDKVSIHSLATFYHADETALNNGVHQFLADANLKTADIDLLLMGTQGDASDEEVLQNTAGSLFPSSAKGYFKHLSGEYPTATAFAVWLAARMIEAQTVPESVSIGKANRPLQRVLIFNSYFGKYHSLILLEAC; from the coding sequence ATGGCGATCTACATCAAAGGCAAAGGCAACATCTCACCGCAGCAGACCTGGGGTGAAACATCGTTGCTGGAAACGCCCGTGCTGGCCAACGGAAATCGCTTCACCTGCGTGGAACCGGACTACACGCAATACATGGACGTGCGCCAACTGCGCCGCATGAGCCGCATTTTGAAAATGGGTGTAGCCTCGGGCAGCATGGCCTTGAAAGAAGCTGGCATCACTATTCCCGACGGCATCATCACCGGCACCAGCTATGGATGCCTGGAGGACACCGGAATTTTCCTCAGCAAAATGATCACCAACGTCGAGCATGCGCTCAACCCGACGCCGTTCATCCAATCCACACACAACACCATCGGCTCCCAGATAGCCTTGTTGTTGCAATGCCAGGGCTACAATCAAACCTATACGCAGCGCGCATTTTCATTTGAGAATGCGTTGCTGGATGCGTTGATGGAATTGCAGGAAACCCCCGCCCAGCATTTTTTGGTGGGTGCCGCCGACGAGATCACCGACACCAGTCACGCCATTCAAAAACGCTTTGGAATCTTCAAAGACGAACACCACGCCGGTGCCATAAACGGAGAAGGCGTAGCGTATTTTGTTTTGTCAGGAGAGAAGAGCAGTAAGGACAAGGTCTCGATCCATTCCCTCGCAACATTTTATCATGCCGACGAAACGGCATTGAACAATGGCGTTCATCAATTTTTAGCCGATGCCAATCTGAAGACAGCAGACATTGACTTGCTTTTAATGGGAACACAAGGCGACGCTTCAGATGAAGAAGTTTTACAAAACACAGCCGGCTCACTTTTCCCTTCCAGCGCCAAGGGCTACTTCAAACATCTTTCTGGTGAATATCCCACGGCCACCGCATTTGCCGTGTGGCTGGCGGCACGGATGATCGAAGCCCAAACCGTTCCGGAAAGCGTGTCGATCGGAAAAGCCAACCGGCCGCTGCAACGCGTGCTGATCTTTAATTCTTACTTTGGTAAATACCACTCGTTGATTTTACTCGAAGCATGCTGA